The Nostoc sp. NIES-3756 DNA window TTAGTCAATTTATCAATTGAGAATTGCTATAATCTATTGTCCATTCTAAATTCTTTACTATTTATTAGGTGTATTTTTCTATGGGTTCCCCAATGAATCGTCTGTCTATTTTTGTAGACGGAAACAATATGTTCTATGCTCAACAAAAAAATGGATGGTTTTTTGACCCCAGGCGGGTTTTAGAATACTTCAAAAACGAGCAATCAGAAACAACACTAATCAACGCATTTTGGTACACTGGTTTAAAAGACCCACAAGATCAACGAGGTTTTCGAGACGCGCTAATCAGCTTAGGATATACAGTTAGGACTAAAATACTTAAAGAATATTATGATGATTCATCCGGTCGTTACTCACAAAAAGCTAATCTCGATATTGAAATTGTTGTAGATATGTTTAATACGGTAGACCAGTAC harbors:
- a CDS encoding LabA-like NYN domain-containing protein — protein: MGSPMNRLSIFVDGNNMFYAQQKNGWFFDPRRVLEYFKNEQSETTLINAFWYTGLKDPQDQRGFRDALISLGYTVRTKILKEYYDDSSGRYSQKANLDIEIVVDMFNTVDQYDRVVLFSGDGDFERAIELLRSKNTHITVVSTEGMIARELRNATDRYIDLNDIRDRIEKAEG